The sequence AGTGTCCTCAATTTTGCCCATGGGGAACTTCTCGCCTTTGGTGCTTACCTGTTTCTTGCTCTCACTACTTGGGGTAAGTTGTCAATAGGGTTAACCTTTCTAGTAACACTTGTTGGATGCTTCGTCCTGGGGTTTGTGATTGAACGCATTTTTTTGCGTCCCCTCATAGGAGAACCCCTGATATTTGTCATCATGCTTACCGTGGGTCTTGCAGCTATTTTCAAAGGTTTAATTCTTCTTTTGTGGGGCGGTAATCTCTACACGTACTCCGATTTTCTACCTAATTGGCTGGGCCTATCCCTTGGTTCGGTGAATATACCACCTGTTTACTCTATGGTGTTCATTGTGGGTATAGTTTTCTTAGCGCTCTTCGGTTTGTTCTTTAAATTTTCCTCCCAAGGTATCTATATGCGGTCGGTCGCAGACAATCAAAAAGCCGCTTTATCCCTTGGGGTTAACGTAAGAAGGGTCTTTGCCCTTTCCTGGGCCATTGCGGCGCTTGTCGCTGGAATGAGCGGCATAGTCCTTGGAATTATAAACGGCGTTAACGTCCATGAACTGAGTGCCATTGGGTTGAAGGTCTTTCCCGTTGTCATACTAGGCGGGCTGGAAAGCATTGGAGGTGCCATAATTGGTGGCATAATAATCGGTCTTCTCGAATCCATGACTGGCGGTTATGTATCTCCTTCTCTTAAAGATGTGGTACCTTACGTAGTCTTAGTACTCATCCTTATGGTGAAACCATACGGACTCTTTGGTGAAGTAGAAATTGAGAGGGTGTAAAAATAAGTGAAGAAACTCATTTTTCATCCATGTGGTAATTTCAGAGAAAGCTACGAAGAGGAGCTTAACATCTTCGAAACGGATTTTGGACGTTTATTCGTAATTCTCGGTATAGTGTTGTCACTCTTGCTCCCTTTCATCTGCAAACCCTATGTACTTTACGTAATAAATTTCATCTGCATCATGTCTATTGCCGCCGTGGGTTTAAACATCCTCATAGGTTACACAGGTCAGATTTCCCTTGGTCATGGGGCATTTTTCGGTGTTGGTGCTTACGGCGCAGCCATATTAGCCACCCGTTGGGAACTTCCCCTTTTTATCACCATTCCAGCTGCTGGGCTCATTTCTGCACTTGTAGGCATGGTCTTTGGGTTACCCTCCAGTCGACTGAAGGGCCTTTATCTAACAATAGCTACTCTGGCCGGTCAATTTATCATCGAATACGTCCTGGTTCACTGGGAATCAGTCACTATGGGCACAATGGGCATTACTTTACCTGCTCCGGACTTATTCGGATGGAAGATCAGGGGAGATAGGGCATTTTTCTTCTTAACGTTTCCTATATTTATCGTCATGATATGGTTTGCAGTCAACATTGTGAGAACCAAATACGGTCGCGCTTTTATGGCTATAAGGGATAACGATAGGGCTGCGGAAGGCATGGGTATTCCCCTCTTTCCGTACAAACTCCTATCCTTCGGTGTAAGTTCATTTTACGCAGGTGTTGCTGGTGCCCTTTTTGCTTACTACACGGTAAGCGTCACTTCCGAACCTTTTAACCTAGCCCTTTCGGTGGAGTTCGTAGCAATGGTGATCATAGGTGGTCTAGGAAGCATAACAGGTTCAGTTTTCGGCACAGTGTTCATAATGCTACTTAACGAATTCCTCCGTGTTATTACGGAAGCACTCATGAACATCCATTTTCTCTCTCACCTCGCGCTTAACATGGCCCCACTACGGGAGTTCACATTCGGGATTGCTATTGTCTTATTCATTCTTTTCGAACCTCGGGGGCTAGCTGAAGTCTGGCGCATTATAAAGTCAAGTTTTCGCCTCTGGCCATTCTCTTATTGAGAAGGTGAGTTATGCTTTTACAGGTTAACAATATCTCTGTTGTTTATTCTGATGTTATTCAGGTACTGAAAGGTGTTTCGCTTGAAGTGGAGGAACACAAAATTGTTGCCCTCTTGGGCAGTAATGGTGCCGGGAAAACAACAACCCTGAAAGCTATTTCCGGCTTACTAAAACCTGAAAATGGAAAGGTAACAGATGGAGAGATCATTTTCGATGGAAGACCCATCCATAACCTACCACCAGAAGATATAACGAGAATGGGGATCATTCAGGTTCTTGAGGGAAGACAGCCCTTCAAATATCTCACCGTTGAGGAAAACTTGAGGGTGGGAACCGCAACCCGTTTCGGTAAACCGTTCAGAGATGACATGGAAATGGTATACAACTACTTCCCCGCTCTAGCCAGCCGGAAGAAAGTTAAAGCCGGTTATCTAAGCGGTGGAGAACTGCAAATGCTCGTTATCGGCAGGGCACTCATGGCCCATCCCCGACTATTACTCTTAGACGAGCCTTCTCTGGGTCTTGCTCCCCTGGTTGTGCGGGAGATTTTCGGAATAATAAAAAGGATCAATGAAGAACAGGGAACTACCATTGTACTTGTGGAGCAGAACGCAAATATGGCCCTGCAGATTGCACACTACGGTTACGTAATGGAGAATGGACGAATAGTCATGGAGGGTCCGTCAGAAGAGCTCAGAGAAAATCCCGATATTAAGGAATTCTATCTCGGTATAGGTGCATCAGGAGAAACGAGAAATTACCAGGTGGTGAAATCTTACAGAAGAAGAAAACGCTGGTTATAAAGAGATGTTTTCCTGTATTGCCATATCCAGCATTTTTAGTTGGATTTCCGACATTCCGTTCCAAAAGTTAATCTGTGGTGTGAAAGCAATATCTGAAGAAACGTTTTTTATATAACCAGCCAAATGACCCATACTGTACCAAATAGAATTACAGGTTATACCACTTCCTACAACACGCATTCTGAGGTGGTTGTTGCCCACAACACTTGAAAAAAGAACACTGACGTTGCGGGAATAAAACACGGGCTCGGGGTTCTGATTACCATACGGGGCAAGCAGTGCTACCTGTGACAGTAGCTCGTGGCTTAAATTGCTCAACTCACAATGAGCATCTATGTGTGTACAACGAATGAAATTGCCTTCACCTAATCGTTTACCCACAATTTCCTCGAGCGTCCTGGAAAAATTCTCTATATCTTCCTCCCTTATGCATATACCAGCAGCCAACTGATGTCCCCCGTATGAGAGTAGGAGGTGATCACACTCACGGAGACTTTCGTATATATTGAAATCATTTACGCTCCGTCCTGAACCCCTGCCAATCCCGTCCTGGAGGCTGATGAGCATAACAGGGCGACGGTAACGATCAACAAGGCGGGAAGCTACTACCCCTATTACACCGGGGTGCCAATTTTTGGATGAAAAGACAAGAAAACGTCTACCCTCAAGATCGAAATCTTGCTCAATCTCTTTAAGGATGTCCTGGAGAATAGCCCTTTCCAAAGTTTGCCTCTTTCTGTTGTAGGTCTCAAGTCGACGTGCAATCTCCCTCGCTTCCTCAAGATCCTCGGTGAGCAGCAGTCGGACTGCGTCTTGAGGTGATCCCACTCTTCCTGCTGCATTTATACGGGGTATCAAACAAAAAGTAGCCTTGTTGGCATCTATCACTTGGTTCGCCAGACCACTAACTTCTTTTAGCGCCTTTATTCCTACGCGAGAATCCTCAGTGATGAGGTCCAGTCCTATCTTGGTCATAATCCTATTTTCGTCTATAAGAGGTGCGATGTCTCCCAATGTGCCTAAGGCAACGAGATCCAAATATTCCTTTAGATTAGGATAGGTGAATCGACCCCAGAATCCTTCCTGCCGCATAAGGGCTCTAAGAGCGATCAGGAAATTGAAAGCGACGCCCACACCGGTGAGATAGCGAAAAGCGAAACTACAATCTCTTTGGTTTGGATTTATAACTGCCAATGCTTTTGGTACCTTCGGGGGAATCTCGTGATGGTCAAGGATAATGACGTCCATTCCTTTCGATTTAGCGTATTCCACATTTTCCGTATCGGAGATACCACAGTCGACTGTAATAATTAAACTCGTACCCGTGTATTTTATTCTGTCAATTGCCTTCTTGTTTAAACCATAACCCTCCTCAATTCGGTCAGGTATGTAGTAATCAACGTTAGAGGTAACATTGTGAAGAAATTTTAACAGTATTACAGTTGCCGTGATGCCATCTGCGTCATAATCACCGAAGATCGTAATTTTTTCGTTGTTATGCAAGGCACGTATTACTCGTCTTGCACCTTTACCCATATCCTTCATTAGAAAGGGACTGTGTAAATCTCTGAGTGAGGGACTGAGATAGCGTTTAGCCGCATCAGTATCCCTAATACCTCTATTCACGAGTATCTGGGCAATCTCCGGAAGTATCCCAAACTCCTTTGATATCTCCTCTACCAATGTTCTATTTTCGTATGGGAATACCCACCTGGTAACTGGAAGACTACTCTTTTTTCCCATCATGATCCCTTAATGTGGTTTGAAAATCTCTTGAGCCTTTTGAGTTGGAAATTGTGCCTTATGTTATCCACCATCACCGGAATGTCAAGAAGAGATTTATTTCTAACACGTACAAAAAAGTTTTGCTTAAAATACAAAATTATTTTAAAAGTTTCTAAAATCTCGAAAGTTCCGACGGGCTAAACAATGGCATGTAGAAAAAAAGAAAAAGGTCTCACACTAGTGGAGATAGCTATTGTTCTTGTCATACTAGGTATTCTCATTGGTCTTGGGGCTGCATTTGTGGGACCTCTAACGAAAAGGGTAAAAATATCAGAAACACGGGATATCCTCAATGCATCAGTTGAATCAATCGTCGGCTTTGTCGCTAAAAATAACAGACTACCAGGACCTACAGAATTCAGGAACGCCGTAAGGAACCCCAATGATGCGTGGGGGAAGGCTCTAGTTTATTTTGTGGATGAAAACCTCACTTCGGTGCCTCCGAATCCTGCTGAAGGTATATGCGGTAGGAAATTAACCAATATTATCGTCTGCCTAGACGCAACATGCACAAACCAAATACCAAATGTGGCATTTGTTGTGGTCAGTGGCGCAGGGAACTTTAACGTACAGACAGGTCCCCTCTCAGTGAGTCCCGGAGGGAAACAATTTATCAGAGTGTATGAACAGGACACACCAAACATAGATGAGTACGCAGGAGATTTTACAAGGCCAGAGGAGTACGACGATCTCGTAAAGTGGGTTGCTCTGGATGAGCTCCGTATTAAAGTAGGATGTCAGGGGTCCCAGTTGAAAATACTAAACAATGAACTTCCGTGGGCATACGTGGGAACTCCTTACAGTGCCACTATTTATGCTGAAGGTGGTGTTCCCTTCTCGACCGGGGGAAAATATAAATGGTGTAGGCAGGGAGATAACCCAGCGGGTCTTACCTTCAACCCGAACGTTTCTTCCACAAACTGCATTACATTACCTGAGGGATCATGGGGCCAGAGCACCAGTTTGACCATAAGTGGCACACCAACAACGGCAGGAACATATAACCTAACCTTTTTCGTAAGGGATAACCAAGATAGCGCAGGTTCAGACGATAACATCACCCAAAAATCTTTTGTGCTCACTATAAACACTTCAACCAGTGGTGGGGGAGGCATCAGATTCCGCATATGGAACAACACAGGTGCACAAAGGGACTTTACCCTATCTGGAGTATGCCGTAATAACATAAATCAGGGTAGTGAAGTTACTTCTTCTACCCTGTATTTGGAAGAAGGTGGTTACTTTCTTGTACATGCATCTGATCAAGGTACTTGCAATGCTTCCGTTATTCTTATGCTTGACCATAATAATGCCTTAGCAGCAGATAGCAATGGTAATCGTGAACTATATGTCACCACTTCAGGTTTCGTGGATAGATAAAAATGGTCTTTCTAGAAAAAAAAGCGAAAGGAGTCCCACCCGGCCTCTTAAGACTAGTTAAGGAAGGAAAACATTTCCCAAAAGTCGTTTTTATCATTTTGTCTTCAGTACTTGCTCTAATTGCCGGTTTTGGTGTTTTATATCTCTTTGAAAATAAAAACTTCCAGAAAATGCTCACCGTCTCCCAAAGATCAGAGGGAGTAGGTCCTGCCCTTAGTTCACAGATGCCAGTGGTTTCTTACGAAACAAAAGATACAGATAAAGTAACTCAGCGGAGCGCAAGATTCACCGCAGCTTTCGACCCACTCACTCATGGTACAAACCGGCTAGAAAAGAGAAGCGTTCAACAAACGGAGGATATGAAACAACCTAAATTTGAGAAGAAGGGGGTGATAAAGGAAAACGAGGGAAAGGTTATCTCAGTAAAAGCCGCTATACGGGAGGTGAGAAAGGAAAAATCGTCTGAAGCACATTCAAAAAAGACCTTGGCTTCTATTAACGTTGGTCACCTATACAGGGCTTATGATCTGGAAACTGAGGGAAAACTGGAGGAAGCTGTCCGGGAATATATTGAGTACACAAAAACCATTGAGCTGAAAGATCCCTTGATCATCCACAAGATCGTTACACTTTATCTACTTCTGGGAAACCTGCAGGAGGCCTCCCGATGGGCGGACTTTGCGTTGAGAGAATGGCCGAACAATCCTCTTATCTTGGCAAATTGCGGTTTACTAAAGGCGAAACTAGGCAATTTCAATGAGGCGGAGGGTTTATTTAAAAGGGCAATAGAATTAGATCCGGAAAATAAAAACGCGCTCTTCAACTTTGCCGTTCTTAAAGAGAAAAAGAAAGAGTATCACGAGGCTCTAACGTTATACGAACGCCTGAGTGAAAGGGGTGACCTTGAAGCCCAAAAGCATGTGATGAGATTGAAAACGCAAGAATCGGACTTAAAAAGTTCCCAGAATAAATAAATTTTGCTCTAAAAAATTTTACCCTTGACAATATGTTGCAAAACAGCTACTGCAGATTAACCCAAACTGAAATAAGCTATAAGAAGGAGGGTAGAAAAAATGAGAAAAGGCGAGAAAGGTTTTACGTTGGTGGAGTTGGCAATAGTCCTAGTGATCATCGGTATTATACTTGGGGCTGTGCTTAAAGGTCAGGAATTGATGAACAACGCGAGGCATAAGAAGTTCATAAGCGATACAGGAAAAAAGTTTGAAGTCTCAGCGTGGGCATATTACGACCGTAATGGACGTTTCCCTGGAGACTCCAATAAAGACGGAGTGATTGGTGATGGCAATGTAAAGACCGACCTCGTAGACAATGGCAAGTTACTTTCCAGTTCGGATAATCCCGTTACAATTGGTGGATATTCATTCTTAGTGGGGCTGGGAAATGACAATGGTACTCCCAAGAAGAATGTTTTAGTTATTTGTCCCGCAACGGGTGGTACATGCAATACAAGCATCTCCGATGATGAGATTGAGTTCTTCAAAGCTTTAGATAACTCTATAGATGGCACAACGGATGCTGGTGTAGGCGTGGTAAGAGGAGCTTCATCCGCCACGATTAGCTCTGCCTCATGGGTTGCAACACCTTCTGGTATTGTGAGCTCAACCTCTGATTGGACTTCTGCATCAAAGGCTCTTGTCTATTACTTCGACAGAAAGCCATAAATCAGAAAAAAGGGGGGCTTTTATGCCCCCCTTTTTATTTGCCATTGTGAAATCACCGGAGAAAATCCTATTTTCTCTTCTACTTCTGGTATTCGTCTTAGTGGGCCACATTTATCTTCCCAACATTGGGGGGATCCTAGCCAAGCAAAACGAACTTATCATCTGGTTCATTTCAGGACTGATTGTTTTTATCTCTTCCTTGAAAGTCCTTATAAAAAAATCTTTCAGGGAATCCCCTCAAAATGTCTACGTTTTTCTTTTTGTAGCATGTTGGTTAGGAAGTAGTCTCTTTTCAGAGGCAATTTACAACCAAGATTTATTTCTCACCCAGTGTTTCTGGCTTCTTGGGGGGGTAGTTCTCTGGATTTCTCTACTTCAGTTCGAACTGGCGGAAAAAGATGAGCTAATATTCCTTTCGCTGATCTTTATCTCTGCCGTGATTGAATCTTTAATCGGTATTATTCAGTTCTTCGGGTTGTATAAATACATCCCTGTGACCCCTTCCCCAGCTGAAGGGATCGTAGGTGGCGTTTTCCAGCAGAAAAACCTATTCGCTTCCTGGATTGCTACGGGGGCCGTTGTGAGTCTTTACATCATTACGACACCTCATTTCAAGAACCTCACCTCAAGTAAAAAAATTCTTTTTTGGATAGGGGTTTTCACGATCACCCATAGTCTAGCTCTTGCCCAATCTAGGGCAGGCCTCATAGGTATAGTACTAGCCATTGGTGTAGTTGTTCTGGCGAAGAAAACCGGGTTGCAAAACTTCCGTGATAAAATAATCATCTGGCTAATAATTTTTGTTTTGGGTTTGACTTCTGGATTCACTCTACTTAAATTCCAATACAAACTAAGCGTAGAGAAATTCACCGAAAAGCAACTATCATGGTTTACAGATCCCAACCAGACTACTTACAAAGAACGCATTCTCATGTTAAAGACCTCAGTGGATATGTTTTTGGAAAAACCTTTAACGGGTCAGGGGTTCGGTAACTTCCCGAGTCTTTATGCCTACTATCAAGCAAAAAACATAAAGGCAGACGATTACTGGAAATCACTGGGGGGGAGCTTTACACATCATCCCCACAACGAAATAGCCCTCATCGTTGCTGAAAGTGGGATTCTGGGACTTATCGGCATGGCTATCCTCTTATTGGGTCTTGTGCGATTCGTCCCCACTATGGGTATTCCGAACGCTTTTAAATATCTGGCTTTCTTGACCCCTTTGCTCTTCCATACGCTAGTCGAATATCCCCTTCACAATTCCGTTCTTCACTGGCTTTCCTTTATACTCATCTTTGCTCTCGCCACAAGACACGCTGTTAAAGAAACAAAGATCAACATTTCTCCAAAGTTAACCATTACCCTAAGTATTCTTTTTTCTTGCCTTTTCATCTTATTCTCCGTATATTGGGTAAAAACCTATGTAGCCTATAATCAGTTTGTAATCTGGTTTAATGAGTACTCTTACGGCAAAAACGCAAAAGTACAAAATCTCGAACCGGCGACTAAAAATTTCTACCTCAGACCGCTTGCGAAACCCATGTTAATGTTCGCTAAAGCAGAAGAGGCGGTTAAAGATGTTGACAAAAACAAGGAATTTCTGAATGATTTTTTAAACTGGTCAGAAATGGAGAAGAAAAGATTACCCATCCCGCAGGTGTTTCAATATGAGGCATATGTTTTCCTAAATCTAGGTATGCACTTCAAAGATATCTCTTACTTTAAAGAAGCTCTAAAAACAGCCAACGAAGGGCTTGAGCTTTACAACAACGATGAGTTTTTAAAAAAGTTAAGAAAAGTTATTGCTGTTGAAGCAGCGAAAGTAATAATGAATCGTTTAAGATACCCACAGGGGAAAACCTTTTCAAATGAACCATGAATACACTGTTGTTCGTGGGTATCTTGTTAATCGTGGTGGGGTACGGATTGCTTTTTTATGTCCCACTTAACTCATCGGCGGATAGGATTTTCGCGCAGGCCATTGTCGGAATGGTACTGAGCATTGGAGGTGCTTTTTTAATTGCCC is a genomic window of Syntrophales bacterium containing:
- a CDS encoding branched-chain amino acid ABC transporter permease, with the translated sequence MDFLLQLVINGLSLGLLYGLSAMGFVMIFKSSSVLNFAHGELLAFGAYLFLALTTWGKLSIGLTFLVTLVGCFVLGFVIERIFLRPLIGEPLIFVIMLTVGLAAIFKGLILLLWGGNLYTYSDFLPNWLGLSLGSVNIPPVYSMVFIVGIVFLALFGLFFKFSSQGIYMRSVADNQKAALSLGVNVRRVFALSWAIAALVAGMSGIVLGIINGVNVHELSAIGLKVFPVVILGGLESIGGAIIGGIIIGLLESMTGGYVSPSLKDVVPYVVLVLILMVKPYGLFGEVEIERV
- a CDS encoding branched-chain amino acid ABC transporter permease, producing MKKLIFHPCGNFRESYEEELNIFETDFGRLFVILGIVLSLLLPFICKPYVLYVINFICIMSIAAVGLNILIGYTGQISLGHGAFFGVGAYGAAILATRWELPLFITIPAAGLISALVGMVFGLPSSRLKGLYLTIATLAGQFIIEYVLVHWESVTMGTMGITLPAPDLFGWKIRGDRAFFFLTFPIFIVMIWFAVNIVRTKYGRAFMAIRDNDRAAEGMGIPLFPYKLLSFGVSSFYAGVAGALFAYYTVSVTSEPFNLALSVEFVAMVIIGGLGSITGSVFGTVFIMLLNEFLRVITEALMNIHFLSHLALNMAPLREFTFGIAIVLFILFEPRGLAEVWRIIKSSFRLWPFSY
- a CDS encoding ABC transporter ATP-binding protein, whose translation is MLLQVNNISVVYSDVIQVLKGVSLEVEEHKIVALLGSNGAGKTTTLKAISGLLKPENGKVTDGEIIFDGRPIHNLPPEDITRMGIIQVLEGRQPFKYLTVEENLRVGTATRFGKPFRDDMEMVYNYFPALASRKKVKAGYLSGGELQMLVIGRALMAHPRLLLLDEPSLGLAPLVVREIFGIIKRINEEQGTTIVLVEQNANMALQIAHYGYVMENGRIVMEGPSEELRENPDIKEFYLGIGASGETRNYQVVKSYRRRKRWL
- the recJ gene encoding single-stranded-DNA-specific exonuclease RecJ, with product MMGKKSSLPVTRWVFPYENRTLVEEISKEFGILPEIAQILVNRGIRDTDAAKRYLSPSLRDLHSPFLMKDMGKGARRVIRALHNNEKITIFGDYDADGITATVILLKFLHNVTSNVDYYIPDRIEEGYGLNKKAIDRIKYTGTSLIITVDCGISDTENVEYAKSKGMDVIILDHHEIPPKVPKALAVINPNQRDCSFAFRYLTGVGVAFNFLIALRALMRQEGFWGRFTYPNLKEYLDLVALGTLGDIAPLIDENRIMTKIGLDLITEDSRVGIKALKEVSGLANQVIDANKATFCLIPRINAAGRVGSPQDAVRLLLTEDLEEAREIARRLETYNRKRQTLERAILQDILKEIEQDFDLEGRRFLVFSSKNWHPGVIGVVASRLVDRYRRPVMLISLQDGIGRGSGRSVNDFNIYESLRECDHLLLSYGGHQLAAGICIREEDIENFSRTLEEIVGKRLGEGNFIRCTHIDAHCELSNLSHELLSQVALLAPYGNQNPEPVFYSRNVSVLFSSVVGNNHLRMRVVGSGITCNSIWYSMGHLAGYIKNVSSDIAFTPQINFWNGMSEIQLKMLDMAIQENISL
- a CDS encoding prepilin-type N-terminal cleavage/methylation domain-containing protein codes for the protein MACRKKEKGLTLVEIAIVLVILGILIGLGAAFVGPLTKRVKISETRDILNASVESIVGFVAKNNRLPGPTEFRNAVRNPNDAWGKALVYFVDENLTSVPPNPAEGICGRKLTNIIVCLDATCTNQIPNVAFVVVSGAGNFNVQTGPLSVSPGGKQFIRVYEQDTPNIDEYAGDFTRPEEYDDLVKWVALDELRIKVGCQGSQLKILNNELPWAYVGTPYSATIYAEGGVPFSTGGKYKWCRQGDNPAGLTFNPNVSSTNCITLPEGSWGQSTSLTISGTPTTAGTYNLTFFVRDNQDSAGSDDNITQKSFVLTINTSTSGGGGIRFRIWNNTGAQRDFTLSGVCRNNINQGSEVTSSTLYLEEGGYFLVHASDQGTCNASVILMLDHNNALAADSNGNRELYVTTSGFVDR
- a CDS encoding tetratricopeptide repeat protein — translated: MVFLEKKAKGVPPGLLRLVKEGKHFPKVVFIILSSVLALIAGFGVLYLFENKNFQKMLTVSQRSEGVGPALSSQMPVVSYETKDTDKVTQRSARFTAAFDPLTHGTNRLEKRSVQQTEDMKQPKFEKKGVIKENEGKVISVKAAIREVRKEKSSEAHSKKTLASINVGHLYRAYDLETEGKLEEAVREYIEYTKTIELKDPLIIHKIVTLYLLLGNLQEASRWADFALREWPNNPLILANCGLLKAKLGNFNEAEGLFKRAIELDPENKNALFNFAVLKEKKKEYHEALTLYERLSERGDLEAQKHVMRLKTQESDLKSSQNK
- a CDS encoding prepilin-type N-terminal cleavage/methylation domain-containing protein; its protein translation is MRKGEKGFTLVELAIVLVIIGIILGAVLKGQELMNNARHKKFISDTGKKFEVSAWAYYDRNGRFPGDSNKDGVIGDGNVKTDLVDNGKLLSSSDNPVTIGGYSFLVGLGNDNGTPKKNVLVICPATGGTCNTSISDDEIEFFKALDNSIDGTTDAGVGVVRGASSATISSASWVATPSGIVSSTSDWTSASKALVYYFDRKP
- a CDS encoding Wzy polymerase domain-containing protein, producing MPPFLFAIVKSPEKILFSLLLLVFVLVGHIYLPNIGGILAKQNELIIWFISGLIVFISSLKVLIKKSFRESPQNVYVFLFVACWLGSSLFSEAIYNQDLFLTQCFWLLGGVVLWISLLQFELAEKDELIFLSLIFISAVIESLIGIIQFFGLYKYIPVTPSPAEGIVGGVFQQKNLFASWIATGAVVSLYIITTPHFKNLTSSKKILFWIGVFTITHSLALAQSRAGLIGIVLAIGVVVLAKKTGLQNFRDKIIIWLIIFVLGLTSGFTLLKFQYKLSVEKFTEKQLSWFTDPNQTTYKERILMLKTSVDMFLEKPLTGQGFGNFPSLYAYYQAKNIKADDYWKSLGGSFTHHPHNEIALIVAESGILGLIGMAILLLGLVRFVPTMGIPNAFKYLAFLTPLLFHTLVEYPLHNSVLHWLSFILIFALATRHAVKETKINISPKLTITLSILFSCLFILFSVYWVKTYVAYNQFVIWFNEYSYGKNAKVQNLEPATKNFYLRPLAKPMLMFAKAEEAVKDVDKNKEFLNDFLNWSEMEKKRLPIPQVFQYEAYVFLNLGMHFKDISYFKEALKTANEGLELYNNDEFLKKLRKVIAVEAAKVIMNRLRYPQGKTFSNEP